DNA from Methanomassiliicoccales archaeon:
CGCCAGATATACTTGGCCATGCCCGGCTTCATGAGGCCCGGGGACTATGATGTCGAGAACGGCACCTACTGGTACCTGGGGGCATTCAGCTACGGTATGTCATTGCCTGACGAATATTGGCCTTCGGCCTGGAAATGGTTCTCCATGCAAGACACCGAGACACCATCTCCAGTAAACCGTCCGGCCTTCCTTTCATGGTGGGACTATGGTTTCGAGGCCATGCAGGAAGGTGACCACCCGTCGGTGGCCGACAACTTCCAGAACGGCTATCAGTTCGCTGGTAGCTTCCTCATGACCCAGACCGAGGAGGGCGCCATCGCTCTGCTCATCGTGCGTTGCGTGGAGAAGGACATCACCGACAGTAGCAATCCGGCCTATGCTGGTATACTGTCCTCGATGGAAACCTACGGGGTGGACGTAGCCAAAATAAAGGATATCATGACCAGCCCCGCTTCCTACGTGAAGATGGTCCTGGATAACCCGGAGATCTATGGTTATTACGAATCGGATCTCAGTGCGGGGAACGCCAAATACGCCGCGGCCAAGGCGGAGCTGTCCAAGCTTGACAAGGGCCAGCTGGTCTCTCTGTACAACGAGGTAAGGAGCATCACCGGGAACGACATCGGCTATATCTCAGTGGACAGCCGGCTGTTCCCCTTCTCCGCTACATCCTACAACATCTTCTACGCTCCCGCAAAGCTGTCCGACCAGCGTGTTGACGAAAACACCAACACTCCCTACGATTATTACCAGATATACGCCATCGACAGCTACGGTCTCCAGATCCCACTGGACGAGGTGACCTCGAGCGATCAGATAGTCGATTACGAGATCGTCTACACCGAGGCGTTCTACGACACCATGCTTTACCGCGTCTTCATGGGATATGGACCCAGCGACGTGGGAGCTACCGAACAGGGCATACCGGGCGTCTCCGGCAGCCTGTCCAACCTGCCATCTATGCAGGCCTGGAACATGAGCAACTTCCGCATGGTCTACCGTACCGCCTACTACAACCCCTACCCCAGTACGGAAGTGGCCAACCACTCCGATTCCTGGAGGGCCATCTCATATGATGAGGGCATCGAGCTGTACGGCAAGATCAGCACTGGTGAGGTCATCGGGACGATCGACCTTTCCTCATCCAGCCTATATCAGGGAGTGGTCTTCCTGCAGTACTACGATGGTGCGATCATCGAGGGTACCGCCGTTTCCGACTCCGGAAGGCCCATGGCCAACTTGTGGGTCACTGTGCTGGACGAGTACGGAATACCGCATCAGACGGTCCAGACCGACGCCGATGGGCACTACAGCCTGATCGCTCCCTTCGGTGATGTCACAGTGGTGTTCTCCTACGGCGACCTGGACCTGCGCCTGCAGGTAGGTACCGAGCTATACTCCACGACTCTGAACATCACCTACGACCAGGCCATGCGGGTCCCGGACGATGTAAATAAGGATGGCCAGCTAGATTACATGATAGATCTGGACGTCATCATTACCGGCGGCTCCATCGAGGGTCAGGTGTACTTGGACCTGGACGAGAACGGCAAGTTCTCCACGGCAGATGAGGCCCTGATCGGCGCCACAGTGGTGTTCGAGAACGGGACATCGGGCTACCGAGCCGAAGTGGTATCCACCGCGGATGGCTACGAGATCATAGGTGTATCTCCAATGAACGGGACCATGTGGGTGGAGTATCAGGGACACGTGTTCGGTGAGAAGGAGGTCAGTGTCAAGATCGGGACCCCGATCGTAGCTGACTTCGCCTATACACCCGCCAGCGTGACCGGTTCCGTCCTCCTTGAGGACGGCAACGCCGCCAACGGGGTTGAAATATCCTTGCTCGATCAGACCAGCGGAACGGTCATAGAGACCACTACGGACGCATCAGGCGCCTATTCGTTCCAGGGGCTGCTACCCGGCAATTATACTATCCAGACGCCCGATGGCACTGTCCTTGAGAATTCCGAACTGCTATTGTCCGAGGGAGATGCCCGGAACCTAGACCTCGTACTGTACCAGTCAATGCGCATATCTGGCCTGGTCAGTTATGATGGGAATGCGGTGTCCAACGCCATGATCGGTCTCTCCGGAGACTATGGTGTGGTGTGGGTGCGCAGCGACTCCCGCGGCCGATACTCCGTTGTAATGCCCAAAGGCAACGTGTCCGTGTATGCCACGGCCACTGTGAACGGGCAAGAGGTCGTCTACCTATCCAAGGTCCTGGCCACCGATAGCATGGTCCTGAACTTGCAGACTGGCGAGGCCGTGATACTGGAAGGCAATGTGCAGTCCGGTGGAAGCGGCGCGCCCGGAGCGACGATACGTATGGAATCCAGAACCACTGGTGCGGTGTTCAATGCCGTGACCAATACCGACGGCGGCTTCAGGGCCGTTCTGCCGGCGGACCTGTACTTCGTCTACATGTACGACGAATCTCGCTCCTATTGGGAGGATATCTACCTGGACGCTTCCGTGTCGTCCACCTTCAACATGCTATCCTCGGTCAAGATGACCGGCACAGCCTGGTACGACGCCAACGGCGACGGGGTCATATCCTCAGGCGAGAGGTTGAGCGGCGTGCTGGTTAGCATTGCGGACCAGGACGGCCGTAAGGTAACGGTGGCCACCGATTCCACTGGCCAATACACATTCGGACTGGTGGCTGGAAGGAGCTATACCCTAACCGCCATCAAGGCCGGTTATGACCTTCTGTCCAAGAACTTCGCCTCGTTCGACACCAGCGTCACCTCGGACCTGAAAATGCTGGCCACAGAGAGGCAGGTCAGTGGGAGGATATCCATGGCCATTTCGGGCGTCATCGTCTCCTTCACTGCCGATAGCGGTTCAGCTTCTAGCAGGACAGCGGAGACCACGGCCGATGGCAGTTTCTCGTTGAGCCTCGTTCCCGGCGATTACCTGATCAAAGTTGATCAGAACGTCATTCCGGGTAATACATCGGTGAAGTACCAATCGCTCGAATCCATGGAGTTGACCATTGACATAGGCCACGATCCCACCTCACTCGAAGTTGAGGTCGTGGAGAGGGTCCTGGTCACTGGGACCGTGAGCCCCAGCGGTACGGTCACTATGGTGTTCGACGGTCCAGAAAGGACCGCTGTATCGGCTGTTACCACCTATTCCGTATACCTGCAGGAAGGCGACTACTCCCTGTACGTCAAGGTGGACAATTCCACCCAACACTCGGCCGATCTGTCCTCGGTCACCATAAGCGGACCGACGACCTTGGACGTGGCGGCTGCCACAGCAGACCAGGTGGTGCTACGTGCGAACCTTGACGGCGCCGTCACCAGCAACGTTAACATATCCATAATGTCAGGGGGCGCGTATTATAACGTGACCTCCTCCGCGGCCGGACTGGCCACCGTATATCTTTCCCCTGGTACATACACAGCCTCCGTGGACCATCGCACCGTGGCCAAGGTCGATCTTGTGGATAGGTATGTGCGCTACACCGGGGAGACCAGCTTTACGATGGCATCCTCCCTGATGAACGTGGCGATCTTGACCACCAGGACACTGGACAATGCCACCATCATGGGGCAGGTGCTCAGTTCTGAAACGCTCATATCCTCGTCTATACAGTTCCAGGCCTTATCAGAGACGGCCATGGACCTGTCCGTGGATGCGCCCTTCGGCGACTACTCGGTACAACTCGCCCCTGGCAATTACAGCGTCTACGCTCTCAGCATGGACAACACCAAGGCCTTCCTCGGCACCTTAATGATCGCTGAACCGGGGACGTTCGAATACGATGTGGAGCTGGTCGGGTCCTTACGCCTGTCTGGAGTGACATTCGCCAACGATGTTGGTGTGGATTCCAAGATGACCGTTACCGGCAACGAGGTGTACAGCTTCAACAGCAACGCGGACGGTATCTACGAAGTGTATCTGCCACCAAGGACCTATCTCCTTTCGGCTGAAACCCAGCTATTGGAGTCTGGGGTATTGGTAACATACACTGGCTATGAGAACGTCACCCTTACAGAAGTAACGTCAAAGGGGATCGTCATGGACAAGCAATTGTCCTATGCGGTGGAAGTGACCTGGGATACTAACCAGAAGGCCACCCTCAGTGCCGGTGAGACAGCCATATACACCATAAGGCTGGTCAATCTGGGAAATGTGGCCGACACCTTCAAGTTGACGGCTACTGGCACCGGCTGGGCAGTGGTGTTCTCGCAGTCCGAGATATCCCTGGACTATGGCACCGGCGCCAGCCAGCTCGTGACCGTGGAGGTGACCCCGTCCAGCACCATCATGGTGACGCACACTGCAGTGATCGTGAAAGCGACATCCATCTCCAACTCCTCGGCCACTAGCTCGGTGAGCCTGGATGCCGATATACTTCCTTTCCGTTCCGTTGGCCTAGAATATGTGGGGGCATTGCAGACGGACGGTAGCGATTACCTGTTCGAGGTGCCGCTCAGCAACCTTGGCAATATAGAGGACACGTATACCGTGACCATCGGCGACCAGGAAGCCCTGAGGGACCTGGGCTGGGAGGTCAAACTGGTGAACGGGACCGCCTTGAGCGATTCCCTCTCCTTGACGGTAGCCGCCTCTGACAGGGTCGATGTCCGGGTGTCCCTTGTGCCAATAAGGGAGAATCCGAGTCCGACGGTAAGCGTACAGATCGTAGCAGTGTCGGAGAACGATGCGGCGGTACAGACGACCCTGGACATGACCCCGGAGTTCGTGGGACTTGGCACCGGGGGCCTATCGATCACCGGTGACGGCATATCCGATAGCACGCCGAAGATAGGTGATGACACCATCATCCTGCTGGGCGTAACGCTCGCCCTAATGGCCGTGCTCCTGGTCCTCAGTATACAGAAGGGGGTGTTATCACGAAGAAAGCGCTGATGATCATACTGGTCGCTTGCCTGTTCATAGGGGCCATGCCCTTGGTCCAGGCCGATACCGCGACCTCTCCGCTGTACGCCCATTTGGACGGTCCGATGACGGTTACAGTAGGAGCGAACGCTCATTACGTACTGACCATGGTCGGTGGACCGGCCGAGGCGGGCGATGGCAATTATTCGTGGAAGGCGGAGCTGAATGGCGAGAACACCTACAATTCATTCCTTCTGCCCAACAGCGGGGGGCCCATCACATCCGGGGTGGTCTCGATCAATCTGACCGCACCAGAGGTCCCACAGACGTTGACCATCACGATCAACTGCACCTCTGCCAATACCGTGGAGACCGTCACAACCAGCATAGAATACAAGGTGCTGGTCGTTGAGCCGGTAGTGCTTTCGGCCACCATTAGGAACACCGGCAACGTCAGCGTCACCGACGTGCCCTTGGTACTGCAGATCTACCAGGACGGCGGGTGGGTGCAGTTCTACAACACCAGCCTGAGCCTGGAGGCCGGCGGGTCCTATGCCTTCCTTTACAATTGGACGGCCCTGGACCTTAAATCCGGGGAGCACAAGGTGAGGATGTTGCTGGACCCCAATAACCAGATAGTGACCTTTGAAGGCGGTTCCGCAGTGTACGAGACCACCATATATTACAAAATGTCAGGGTACGGGGGGGTCAACTCATTGCTCTGGGTATTGGTCATTCTCCTGGGATTCGTGACCTTCATGGTCTGGCGGCGCCCGAACCCGAAGACCAAGAGAAGACGCTGAAAACCTTTTATCACAATCTCTTTTCTAGATTGGACAACCGTTCTCTCAGTCTTTCTCCGGAAACGGCAATGGATACGTCGCCCCGGGTCTTCTCCAGCACCGAGCGGGCTATGTCCTGCTTACGCCTAATGGATACGAGGGCGTCGGGGTAGTCGAATCGCATGATGACCAAGAACAGTTCCTCCATGATGTCCAGATACTTCTCCGCAGCGGTCGTTTCACCGCGGCGAAGTGCTTCCAGGGAAAACCTTCTCAGCTCGCCGATGGTGTCGGCCATTCCCATGAGATAGGCAGTGCCGGGCATTCCCAGTTGCTCCGGGTCAGGCAGCTCCTGCCCATTGACTATCGAGGTGAGGATGGCCGCTTCGGCCACCTCCTGCAGGGCGTCTTGAACGATGCCAGAATGCCAGAGGTCCACATGTTCCGACAGGACGCTCTTGAGCTTGTGGGACTCGTCTATGGCCTCCGCTAAAAGCATTTCACCGTTCTGTCCCTTATGCATTCCGTGCACCACCCCGCTGGACATGCGAATGATGGCCCGGGATGACTTGATGGCTATCTCCCTTACAGTATCCTTCTCTTCCAGGGAGTCCTGTATGCGCTGGGCGATCCGCCCCAAGTTCTGCATGTAAGGAGATTGGGCCTGGGTATATGAAAAGGTTGCTCAGCCCCGGACCTGACGCATGTGCTCCACCCGCTTGCGGACCAGCTCACTTTTTCCGATATCATGACGCACGAACACATCCCCGCGGATGTGGGTCAGCCCCGCTTCGCAGACCGCCTCCGCCTCCTCGATGGTGTCAGCCACGCCCACCACTCCCAATGAACGGGAGGAGGTGGTGTATATGGTACCATCCTTCTCGTCCACCGCGGCATAATACAGTCGGGCGCCGGCCTTAGCTATGGCGTTCTCGTCCACAACCACCGGTCGTCCCGCCTTGGGATCGGTCCCATAGCCTGCCGGCACAACGTACTTGCAAACCGTCGCTTTGGGCAGAAATGGGACGTTGGAGCTCAACCTTCCATCGGCCACGCCTTGACAGACATCAAGCAGTCCCTCCGGCAACAACGATAGAACGTTCATCGCTTCTGGATCACCGAACCGGGCGTTGAACTCAATGACCTTGGGACCGTCCTTCGTAAGCATGAACTGACCATAGAGCACCCCTCTGTAAGGGGAACCGTTCTCCCTCATGGCTGCGATTGTCCTTTGCATGATCTCCTCCGCCGCCTCACGGTCCTGCTGCCTGACGAACGGCAACAGATGATCGGCATCGGTGTACGACCCCATCCCGCCGGTGTTAGGCCCCACATCCCCTTCATACGCCCGTTTGTGGTCCTGCACCAAAGGCATCCCTCTGACGTTCTTTCCATCGCAAAAACCCTGTAAAGTGAACTCCTCTCCCACCAGGCGTTCCTCGAGCACCACCCCGGCCCCGCCGATCTTGTGGTCCAGGACCTCCTTGACATAGCGGAGCACCTCCTCCTTTCCCATGAGATGCTCCCCTTCGACCTTGACCCCTTTACCGCCAGTAAGGCCCTCGGGTTTGACCACCAGCTCACCGGGAAAATCGTCAACGAAGACCTTTGCCGAGTCCAGGTCCTGAAAGGTGCCGAACTCCACGTTCCCCGGGACGCCATACTTTTTCAATAGTCTTCGTGAAAATCGCTTGGACGTCTCCAGCCTGGCCGCTGCCTGGGTAGGTCCAACGCAACCGATGCCCTTCCTGATCAGTTCGTCGGCCAATCCTGCTTCCAACGGTGCCTCGGGTCCGATGACCGCCAGCTCTATACCACTGGTCAGTGCGAACTCCGTGACCTTAGGCACGTCCGTCTCGTTCAAGAGCTTGACGCCTAGGGCCGCCCGGGCGATCCCCGGGTTCATGTTCTTCATGGCCGAATAGACCGCCGCTCCATCTCTGATCAGGGCTTCGACGATGGCGTGTTCCCGTCCACCGCCGCCCACCACCAGCACCTTGGTCTTCATGCGTGTCGTGGATGAGCGGGGACGCTAATAAATCAATTGGCGATCAGCCAAGAATTTTACTTACCAGTTCGTTCAATCCTTCCCCGGTGCGAACGCTCACCGTGTGGAGGTCCTTTCCTCCGCTCAGTTTGCGGTAGTCCGCTCTCACCCTATCAACGTCGATCTCCATATAAGCGGCGATATCCAGCTTGTTGAGGACCGCGATATCCGCCTCTTGGAATATCATGGGGTGCTTTCGCACCATGTCGTCCCCTTCGGTGACAGATATGACCACCAATCGCAGGTCCGTTCCCAACGGGAAATCGGCCGGGCAGACCAGGTTTCCCACGTTCTCGATGAACAGAAAATCGATCCCCATGAGGTCGATATCGTCCAAGGCGTGGTCTAATAGATTGGCGTCCAGGTGGCACTCCTTTCCGGTGTTGAGGTTGAAGGCCTTGACCCCGGCCGCGTGAAATCGATCGTAATCGTCCTGGCCAGCGACGTCTCCGGCGATGACCGCCACTCTCAACCCCCTGTCCATGAGCAACTTGGACAGCTTGATGATGAGAGCGGTCTTTCCGGCGCCCGTGGTGCCCATGACGTCCATCGACCTGATGCTGGACCCTCTGAGCTTCTGTAGATTATGCTCGGCCAGATGCTTGTTTTCGGCCAGCACGTCCGTTTCCATGCTGATGTGGGTGATCTTGTGCACGGAAGCGGATTTTACCTCCATAGTTAATAACTTTCCCTCAAAGCTTCCGTTCCGGCCAAAACGCATCCGACGAATTCATCCATCTTCTTACTTTTTTATACTATGGATAGAGGTTTTTCAGGTCATTTTATCGAATAACTTTTAAGTAATGTCACGCAAATATGTTTGCTCAATCAGCGATAGGTTCCAAAAAAAGGGATGGGGCCTGCAAGGGGGATTCTAATGAATAATCCAGATAATGTGCAAAGCATCAATTCGAAAACTGGCTTGGCCAAAAGGGCTGCCTTGTATCTAGGGATACTGGCATTTGCCCTGGTCCTGCTCTTGTTCTTGAGCGCGGGACAAGCCAGTGCCACCGATGTCTCGGCCGATATCACTACTGATACGACCTGGACGTCCGGAAGCATGTATAATGTGACGGTGCCTATCACCGTCGCTGCGAACGCCACATTGACGATTCAGGAGAACGTCACTGTTATTTTCGAGCCTGGCGCCTCCCTGACAGTGGAAGGCGGGCTGATAGTGCAGGGCTCTGCGGCCCTGCCGGTCGTTTTTGATTCTAACGCGACGGCCGGGTCGTACCTATGGAGCGGTGTGCTCTTCCTTGAGGACGCCACCGGTTCCGTGGAATACCTGACCATAATCAACGCCACGATTGGGCTTTACTTCCAGAACGCGACCGTCCCCTTCTCCAATGTTATGATACAGGGCGATGGGACCTACGGCGTGTTCTATGATCTGATCGAGGGCGACTGGACCCTGGCCATGAGCGACCTGACGGTCGACGGTGCCAGCACCGGAGTCTATGTCCAAAATGGCAACGGAAGCCTGGACCTGACCCTGCAGAACCTTGACATCACCGCGACCGGATATGGTGCCACCATAGGGGTCGGTTCCATGACCGACGATCTCAGAACGCTCGACCTGAGCGTGATGGACTGCAGCTTCACCGGCGGCTTCGTAGGCATATACGCCTACGCTGAGAACGGTGGCAGCGCCCTAGTGAACGGCTCCGAGTTCCTCGGACAGGAATGGAACGCCTACATATTCGAATCCAATGAAGGCGATATCGACGTCGAGATCGTCGACAGCGTCTTCGATGGCAGTTCCGCCAATTATGTAGTAGTATACATCGTCGAGGAGATCGACTATGAGTTCGAGCTGTATGGACAGCACTCCTGGGACGATACATATACCTCGGGATCATACTGGATCGACCTTCCCTTCGCCTTCAGTTATGAGGGCTATGAATACACCAGCGTGCTATTCAGTGAGGATGGCTGGCTGGACTTCAACATGGGGCAGCGCATAAATACGGTCGGAAATGCCGATCTGAGCTACCATGGGGATCAATTCTTCGGCTACATAATCGCCGATGACAACTCCTCCGCGCTCTTCAACTGGTTTGCGACCGATTCAGAAAATGATTGCAGCAACGCCTTCCAGGTGAAGCTGTTCGCCACCGGGGAGTTCCAGATCAACTTCGCCACAATGGATGGAGACGACTCCGACAATTGGGGACTGTGGACCTGGGATTTCGACTATGATCTCACCGATATGCTGGGCATCTCCTGCTGGGACGCAGATTACACAAGTTATCTGTTCACTCCTAACGCCTTGTCCGATGCTTTGGCTATATTTGTGACGGCCGATGTGGGCGATATCAACGTCGTCCTAAGCGGAAACACCATCACAAGCTATGCTTTGGGTGGAGTTTGGGTTTACGCATACGATGGCGACATGACCTTCGAGGCAACGGAGAACTCGGTCAGCAAGATGTATAGCTCCTTTGAGTCAATAATTTTGACCGAGACATACAACGGCACCACTGACGCTATCCTGGTGAACAACACCTTCGATCACATATGGAGCTACGCGGTGTTCTTCAGAACCTATAGCTCCGTCGGCGGGTCGGACTCCTTCGAGGTGATCGGAAACGTTTTCACCAAGACGATGTTCGGCGTCTATGCTTTCGTATATGTCGAGAGCGATGACCGCGATGAGCTGGTGAACGACACCTTGAGCGTCGTGGCCAACTTCCAGGACAACATCATGACCGACGCCTATGGGTTGGGTTGTGGCGTTTCTATCGATAGCTACGATCAGGTCAACTGGAACGTGACGGTGGAGCAGACCTTCACCGGAAACGTAATGACCCAGGAGAGGTTCGAGGGCAGTTCTCCCTTTGATATGCCATTTATGGGTTATTCACCCTGGATGATGTGGGCCTTTTTGGAAGTGGATGATTACGAGGACATCAACGCCACCAGCATGACCATCGATCACACCGTGACCATAACCGGTAACGAGATCGAGGCTCCTGTATACTTTGATGATGCGGGAATATCAGCTCAAAACTATGTCTACAACTACATGGGCGATGTTTCCAGCACGTGCGTGATGACCATCACCGACAACATCATCACCTTCGACTCCTGGGATAGCCTATACGTAGGTGGTTGGATCGAAGCGAATCTTGGAACGGTCGACTCCGACACCAGCCTGGTTATCGAAAACAACCAGATATATGGCTGGTCCTATTATGGCATAGATGTGGAGTGGGGTGCCTCAAACAATGATGATGAGATGGCACTAGACATGAACGCTGAGATCTACATCTCAGTGGTCGATAATCTGGTGGACGGATCGTACGAAGGCATCTATTTGGATGTCGAATACGACCAATACAACTGTGTCGGCGACTGGAACATCAACCTGACAGCGCACATGGACCAGAACCAACTGCTCAACGTCCATTACGGTATCGAGGCGTTCTTCGATGCCGGAGTTGAGTTTAGTGATTATTACTGGCCATACTATGACGAGGTGGCCGTGGGCAACATGGTGATCAATTACCTGCTGACCGCGGACGACAACGTCGTAACCAGCATGGATGGTGAAAATCCATGGAACAGCATCATCTACGTTGAGATCGACTATTGGGCCGATGTAAGTTATGACACCCTCTTCACTGAGGCCAATGTGCTGGTCAACGGTGCGGTCTCGGTAAGCGGCAACAATATAACTCAGGAATATGGGGATTTCAGATGCATCGGTGTCTGGCACGGATATGAAGTGCAAAAGACCGGTGACATGGAAGTGAACGTAGAGCTGGCCATCGATGACAACATCATCGATACTGACTACTACGCTGATTACGCCATCGAACTTTGGGACGCTGTCGAAATGTATGGCCACTGGGCCATTCCAACCGATGCACCCAACGTGCTAGCTGATGTGGTATGGTCCGCCTCTGGCAACCAGATCACCGGCGAACCCGACTTCGGCATCGCAATGTACTATTGGATCGAGATCGACTCTCCTGATTGCACTCTAGTGCAAAGCATCAGCATCGACCTATCTGACAATACCATCACCAGCGGTGATGGCGGCATTGCCTGCATCTTAGACCATATGGAGTACACCAATGGCTACGTCGAGTTGAACGCCGATATAAACATCGAGAACAACGTCATGAACACTGTCTATGGCGGCCCCCTCATCGTAGAGGATGATGATTGGGAGTACACCGGTGTATATGTCGGGCCCGATGAAATGGTGATGGCCGATGGGATCTATGGTATGGACCTCAGCTTCAATGTGCTGATATCCGGCAACCAGATCAGCGGTTACGAGGTCGGTTTGAACCTGATGGGAATGGCCGAAATGATGCCCAGCCTGGATGACGAGTTCATCTGGTCTATCGATGTAAACTACATCGTGGAGAACAACTACATCAACAACACCGATGTAGCCATCCAAGCCTTCGGTGGCAACATGACGATGACCAACAATGTCATCGATGACGCCTGGCGCGGCATAGAGTGGGATTACGCCAACGGTGAGATATCTGACAACACCATAACCACCTACCGTGGTCTGGAGCTCGATCATCCTTACCAGTTACTGGTTCAAAACAACCTGATAACCTTCGAGGAAACTGGTATAGATGTTTGGGGAGCGGAAAGGGACTCCGCCCTGCAGATCGTGGGCAACACCATAACCTGCATTGAAACTGAAGGGGGTCCCATGTACAGCTGGGGAACGGGTGTGGAGATCGACGATTCGGATAACGTAGTGGTCGATGGCAATATCATCACAAATGCCTACTACGGCATCGACTCGGAGGATGTCTACAACCTGACCATCAGCAACAACCAGATCACTGGTTGCGGTACCGGTATCTATCTGGAAGATGGGTACATGTGCTGGATCGAGTCCAACCTGGTAACGGATGGTGGAGATGGTATGTATGTCTATGATTGTGGGGACATAATCATCGGCAACAACACCTTCGCTGACAACGCCTACGAAGGTCTGGACATCGAAGACTGTTACGTCGTCCTGTACAACAACGAGTTCAGCGGCAACGGGGATTACGGGGTTGACACCTACGATTCCTATGTCATCTGGTATATCGACGCCAACTGCGTGGTGGCACGCAACGATGTGGACTTCGAAGGTCAGATCGAGATAATGGAAGGCGGTACCATGATGGTCGAGGATGTCGACGACTTCTATGTCTACGGCATTCTCGTGGACGAAGGTGGCCTGCTCTTCATGAGCAACTCTGACCTTTACGGCTGGGGTAACTTGGAGGTATACGGTACCTTCTGGGCCAACGT
Protein-coding regions in this window:
- a CDS encoding carboxypeptidase regulatory-like domain-containing protein, whose product is MATKQGGSSRPTDKQRSTSLFNFSRNLSDSWIGRNWQTALLIVMLVFLALFVRSYFGYSTSVENGFLLSGGSDSYYHQRVIDHVVSTGDHLLFDEMLNYPNGMMNPRPPLYDWSVAVFGMFASAVTGAAIADAVGMSLVFSTAIWGALTVIPVYMLGKAAFGKKAGILGGFIFAIMAGHIERSVLSNADHDAIVLFFVVFAFYFLLRSLQTVSGSNWVSSWKDRKTIPVGIKKYFGTNQVSLIYAALGGLCVAAVGLIWTGFPYIMIIVLVYFLVQLLVDRFRNSDSMGVLFSILVFLGVAFMLMAPVYTMMGIWKTWFDIPLFLFVGGVVLGLMFVVTRDYPWTLVLPVFTVLALATLALLSVFSPAFFESIISGQGYLVKSKLYDTISEAQAPGFSSLAMSFGMVTFWLALIGVGWAVYKIPKNVSPYFIFVVVWVGVSIYMASSAARFVFNASPAFAVSAGWVLGMIISHLKFDEMVRNMRSDHGGMVKMIRHSVKLRHIIGALFVVMMILVPNTWYALDAGIPTDTKQDYDRQIYLAMPGFMRPGDYDVENGTYWYLGAFSYGMSLPDEYWPSAWKWFSMQDTETPSPVNRPAFLSWWDYGFEAMQEGDHPSVADNFQNGYQFAGSFLMTQTEEGAIALLIVRCVEKDITDSSNPAYAGILSSMETYGVDVAKIKDIMTSPASYVKMVLDNPEIYGYYESDLSAGNAKYAAAKAELSKLDKGQLVSLYNEVRSITGNDIGYISVDSRLFPFSATSYNIFYAPAKLSDQRVDENTNTPYDYYQIYAIDSYGLQIPLDEVTSSDQIVDYEIVYTEAFYDTMLYRVFMGYGPSDVGATEQGIPGVSGSLSNLPSMQAWNMSNFRMVYRTAYYNPYPSTEVANHSDSWRAISYDEGIELYGKISTGEVIGTIDLSSSSLYQGVVFLQYYDGAIIEGTAVSDSGRPMANLWVTVLDEYGIPHQTVQTDADGHYSLIAPFGDVTVVFSYGDLDLRLQVGTELYSTTLNITYDQAMRVPDDVNKDGQLDYMIDLDVIITGGSIEGQVYLDLDENGKFSTADEALIGATVVFENGTSGYRAEVVSTADGYEIIGVSPMNGTMWVEYQGHVFGEKEVSVKIGTPIVADFAYTPASVTGSVLLEDGNAANGVEISLLDQTSGTVIETTTDASGAYSFQGLLPGNYTIQTPDGTVLENSELLLSEGDARNLDLVLYQSMRISGLVSYDGNAVSNAMIGLSGDYGVVWVRSDSRGRYSVVMPKGNVSVYATATVNGQEVVYLSKVLATDSMVLNLQTGEAVILEGNVQSGGSGAPGATIRMESRTTGAVFNAVTNTDGGFRAVLPADLYFVYMYDESRSYWEDIYLDASVSSTFNMLSSVKMTGTAWYDANGDGVISSGERLSGVLVSIADQDGRKVTVATDSTGQYTFGLVAGRSYTLTAIKAGYDLLSKNFASFDTSVTSDLKMLATERQVSGRISMAISGVIVSFTADSGSASSRTAETTADGSFSLSLVPGDYLIKVDQNVIPGNTSVKYQSLESMELTIDIGHDPTSLEVEVVERVLVTGTVSPSGTVTMVFDGPERTAVSAVTTYSVYLQEGDYSLYVKVDNSTQHSADLSSVTISGPTTLDVAAATADQVVLRANLDGAVTSNVNISIMSGGAYYNVTSSAAGLATVYLSPGTYTASVDHRTVAKVDLVDRYVRYTGETSFTMASSLMNVAILTTRTLDNATIMGQVLSSETLISSSIQFQALSETAMDLSVDAPFGDYSVQLAPGNYSVYALSMDNTKAFLGTLMIAEPGTFEYDVELVGSLRLSGVTFANDVGVDSKMTVTGNEVYSFNSNADGIYEVYLPPRTYLLSAETQLLESGVLVTYTGYENVTLTEVTSKGIVMDKQLSYAVEVTWDTNQKATLSAGETAIYTIRLVNLGNVADTFKLTATGTGWAVVFSQSEISLDYGTGASQLVTVEVTPSSTIMVTHTAVIVKATSISNSSATSSVSLDADILPFRSVGLEYVGALQTDGSDYLFEVPLSNLGNIEDTYTVTIGDQEALRDLGWEVKLVNGTALSDSLSLTVAASDRVDVRVSLVPIRENPSPTVSVQIVAVSENDAAVQTTLDMTPEFVGLGTGGLSITGDGISDSTPKIGDDTIILLGVTLALMAVLLVLSIQKGVLSRRKR
- the purD gene encoding phosphoribosylamine--glycine ligase produces the protein MKTKVLVVGGGGREHAIVEALIRDGAAVYSAMKNMNPGIARAALGVKLLNETDVPKVTEFALTSGIELAVIGPEAPLEAGLADELIRKGIGCVGPTQAAARLETSKRFSRRLLKKYGVPGNVEFGTFQDLDSAKVFVDDFPGELVVKPEGLTGGKGVKVEGEHLMGKEEVLRYVKEVLDHKIGGAGVVLEERLVGEEFTLQGFCDGKNVRGMPLVQDHKRAYEGDVGPNTGGMGSYTDADHLLPFVRQQDREAAEEIMQRTIAAMRENGSPYRGVLYGQFMLTKDGPKVIEFNARFGDPEAMNVLSLLPEGLLDVCQGVADGRLSSNVPFLPKATVCKYVVPAGYGTDPKAGRPVVVDENAIAKAGARLYYAAVDEKDGTIYTTSSRSLGVVGVADTIEEAEAVCEAGLTHIRGDVFVRHDIGKSELVRKRVEHMRQVRG
- a CDS encoding CARDB domain-containing protein; the encoded protein is MIILVACLFIGAMPLVQADTATSPLYAHLDGPMTVTVGANAHYVLTMVGGPAEAGDGNYSWKAELNGENTYNSFLLPNSGGPITSGVVSINLTAPEVPQTLTITINCTSANTVETVTTSIEYKVLVVEPVVLSATIRNTGNVSVTDVPLVLQIYQDGGWVQFYNTSLSLEAGGSYAFLYNWTALDLKSGEHKVRMLLDPNNQIVTFEGGSAVYETTIYYKMSGYGGVNSLLWVLVILLGFVTFMVWRRPNPKTKRRR